In one Colletotrichum destructivum chromosome 2, complete sequence genomic region, the following are encoded:
- a CDS encoding Putative translation machinery-associated protein: MPSTLQKARKHIAKKRNGHDLALHEFSRDSKRLHKASIRDQKLEKLHASRNKKEQPLLDRAHYFQKAVQEKGPGAFELPAVQELIHKFVHQYDEEYAEVKKTRRPGRPASPKEDLLKQKIANLEEEYRIGFYLPDLLNESNTILLDLWEGSWSYLTSVAWVKITNDGTIKQSSFPPKGSS, from the exons ATGCCCTCAACATTACAAAAGGCCCGCAAGCACATTGCGAAGAAGCGCAACGGCCACGACCTGGCCCTGCATGAGTTCTCCAGAGACTCTAAGCGTCTTCACAAGGCGTCGATAAGAGACCAGAAGCTAGAGAAGCTCCATGCCTCAAGAAACAAGAAGGAACAGCCCTTGC TTGACCGTGCCCATTACTTCCAAAAGGCTGTCCAGGAAAAGGGACCTGGTGCGTTTGAGCTGCCCGCCGTACAGGAACTCATCCACAA GTTTGTGCACCAATACGACGAGGAGTACGCCGAGGTCAAGAAAACCCGCCGGCCGGGGCGCCCTGCGAGCCCCAAGGAGGACCTATTGAAGCAGAAGATTGCAAACCTGGAAGAGGAGTACAGGATCGGCTTCT ACCTTCCTGACCTCCTGAATGAGTCCAACACCATCCTACTCGACCTCTGGGAGGGCTCATGGTCTTACCTGACCTCCGTCGCCTGGGTTAAAATCACAAACGACGGCACCATCAAGCAGTCCAGCTTTCCTCCCAAGGGCAGCTCCTGA